The sequence CCGACCCGGTTCTCCGGGCGGGTGGACAGCTTGACCAGAACCTCATCGAAACCGAAGTCGCGATAGACCTCGAACAACAGGTCGATGAACCGGGACACCTCGTCCTGGATCTGCGCCTCGGTGCAGAAGATATGGGCATCGTCCTGGGTGAAGGCGCGCACCCGCATCAGCCCGTGCAGGGTGCCGGAAGGCTCGTTGCGGTGGCAGGAACCGAACTCCGCCATGCGCAGCGGCAGGTCGCGGTAGCTCTTCAGGCCCTGGTTGTAGATCTGCACGTGGCACGGGCAGTTCATGGGCTTGATGGCGTAGTCGCGGTTCTCCGAGTGGGTGGTGAAGATCATGTCGCCGAACTTGTCCCAGTGCCCCGACTTCTCCCACAGGGAGCGGTCCACCACCATCGGCGTCTTCACCTCCTGATAGCCGTTCCGGCGCAGCTTGGCGCGGATGTACTGCTCGATGGCCTGATAGATGCGCCAGCCCTTGTCGTGCCAGAACACCATCCCCGGCGCCTCTTCCTGGATGTGGAACAGGTCGAGCTGCTTGCCGAGGCGGCGGTGGTCGCGCTTCTGGGCTTCCTCCAGACGGCGCAGGTAATCCTTGAGCTGTTTCTTGTCGGCCCAGGCGGTGCCATAGACGCGCTGCAGCATTTCGTTGCGGGCGTCGCCGCGCCAGTAGGCCCCGGCCACCCGGATCAGCTTGAAGGCCTTGAGCTTGCCGGTGTCGGGCACGTGGGGACCGCGGCATAGGTCGGTAAAATCCCCCTGGGAATAGAGGGAGATGACCTCCCCTTCGGGGATCTCCTCGATGATCCGGGCCTTGTATTCCTCCCCTTGGCGGCGGAAGAACTCGATCGCCTCCTCCCGCGGAACCTCCCGGCGCTCGACCGGCAGGGCGGCCTTGGCCAGCTCCTGCATCTTCTTTTCGATCTTGTCCAGGTCTTCCGGGGTGAAGGGGCGCTCGTAGGCGAAGTCGTAGTAGAAGCCGTCCTCGATGACCGGCCCGATGGTGACCTGGGCCTCGGGGTACAGTTCCTTGACCGCCTGGGCAAGAAGATGGGCGGTGGAATGGCGCACCACCTCCAGCCCCTCTTCCTCGCGGGGGGTGATGATCTGCACCTGGGCGTCGTGGTCGATGACGTGGCTGAGATCGACCAGGCGACCGTCCACCTTGCCGGCCACGGCGGCCTTGGCCAGGCCCGGACCGATGGCCTCGGCCACTTCCCTGACCGTCACCGGATGGTCGAAAGCCAGTTGTTTTCCGTCGGGCAGCGTAATCGTCGGCATGGCCGTGTCACCACACAAAAAATAAAAGCATCGCCGGGCGATGCTTCTTGTTCGAGAAACTGGTAGGCGCGATTGGATTCGAACCAACGACCCCCACCATGTCAAGGTGGTGCTCTAACCAACTGAGCTACGCGCCTAAAGAGATTTGCAATTATGAATCAAAAGCTCAGGTTTGTAAACCCCAAGTTTTCAGCGTTTGCGGTGCCAGGGACGGGGGCGGGCGACAGGCCGCAGCAGCGAGCCGCCGATGCACAGCACCAGCAGCAGCAACGACCCCTCCAGAGCCAGAAAGGTTCCCACCTTCAGCCAGGCGAAGGCCGGATGGACGAAACGCACCAGCCAGCCGGCGGCCTCGTTGGCGACGGCGCTGAAAAACGCGGTGGCCCCCAGGCCGATCTTCAGCCACACCGGCAATTCCGTCATGAGCAGCAGATGCACCAGGGTCATGGCCAGCATCCCCTGGGCGAAGAGGTGGAAGTGGCTCACCTCCAGCAGGCTCTGATAGGAACGGGGCGGGCGGAATTCGGCCTCGTTGCCCAGATAGTAGTCCACCACCGAGGCCGGACTCAGGTCCATGTGGTTGAAGTACATCAACGCGGCGCTGACGGCGAACAGCACCAGATATCCCAGAAACAGCAGGATGCAGGTATAGAGCAAGGCCTTGCGGTAGTGCTCGCCGCTGACGAAGAAGCGCATCACCCCCCCTCCCCGGCGATCGCCACCCGGTACAGCGCCAGCACCTTGCGCACGCTGTCCAGCGCCGCCCGGGAACTCAAGGTGGCCCCGCTGATACCGTCTATCCCGGCGCCGAGACGCAGCTCATCCAGGGGAACGTCCCGCAGCCGGGCGAACCAGCGCTGCGGCGGTTGGTATTCCGGCGGCTCGTGAAAGGCCAACACCTCGACCTGTTTCAGTTCTCCGTTTGCATCCAGCACGATGAGCAGCGTTTCCGGCTTGGTGCGCACGGTATGGGTTTCGATGGCGGCATAGCCGACGATCCGGCCATCGCGCCTGCCCACATACAAGGTGTACAGACTCGATTCCAGCTTGACCCACGCCAGGCGTTCGATCGCCCGGCGCTGCGCCTCGGTCAGAAACAGGGTTTTCATTTCGACCGCGGCCTCCTTGCCGAAGGCCAGATCCATTGCTTCCTGCTTGCTGTAATAGACCCGGGCCGGGCTGGCAGCCGAGAAGACTGCCAGCGCCAGGCCCAGCCAAAGCGTGACGATACGCTGCATAAAACGCCTCAGAAAATGAAGCCCAGTCCCAGATTGAGCTCGTCCGCCACCTCGCCCTGATCGGCATCGATATTGCGGTAGTCGGCCTTGATGACCACATTGGGAATCGGCTTGTAGTTTACCCCGATCTGCCACAACCGGCGGTCGAGATTGCCGTTCCGGGTGAAACCGCCGGCGACCTCCGCCTGGGTGTCCCAGCGCTCGTAGCGGAAGAACGGCGCCAGGTACTGGGTCGACTGGGGCCGGATCCAGGGCATGATGTCGTAACCGGCTTCCGCATACCAGCCGAACTGCTCGCGGCCGACCGCCTCTCCCACCGCCCGGCTGACCTTGCCGGCATCGCCGATGTGGCTCCAGGCGCCCAGCGCCCGCATTTCCAGGCCGCGGTATTTCCATTGCAGGTGGCCCTCGTAGAGCTGGGTCAGCACCGCAGCGCTGCCGATCTCATCCTGGCCGGAATGGCCGATATAGGCCGAGCCGCCCACGGTCAGGCCGGTCAGCTGCGGCACCTGATAATCGATCCGCCCCACCCAGGCCAGATTTTCCGCCTTGGCCTTGCTCGCCCCCTGGCGGCCGCCGCGAATCCCCCGGGCGGAGAATCCCGTGGCGTCCAGGCCGTTGACCACATAGGTGGTATAACTCAGCCCCGGCAGGATTTCCCCGAACAGCCCCAGCCCCACCTCGCGCCAGGTGGAGGGAATGATGCGCTGCTCCACCTCCGGGCGGTTGTTGCCGAAGTAGAACGGCGGCTCGTGGATCGGGTTGAGGAAGCCCATGGGCATCAGCACCATCCCGGCCCGGACGTTGGCACGGGGATCGAGGAAGAAATCGAGGGCGGCGAACTCCACCGAAACCTCGCCCTTCTTGCCGGTGGAGGCGTGCTCGAACTCCAGCTCGCTGTTGAACAGGAGCCAGTCGTTGAACTTGTAGCCGGTGTAAAGCACCAGGCGGACGAAATCGGCGTTGTCCTTGTTGCCGTTCTGGTCGCCGGTGAAAATCTGGTAGCGCCCTTCGCCGTAGCCGCCGATCGACAGCCCGCGGCCCACCTGATAGACCTTCGAGGCCGCCGGCCCCAGGCCGTACATGCTCTTGTACTTGGGCTCCTCCGGAATCACCAGCAGGGTGCGCATCTTTTCCAGCTCCTGGGCCAGGATGCCGGTTTCCCGCTTGAGCTCCTTGACCGCCTCGGGCGCAACCTTCGCCTCGACCTTTTCCTTTTCTTTCTCTTCCAGCTTGGCCTTGAGGGCTTCGATCTCCTTTTGTTGTTTCTGGACGATTTCCCACAACGCCTCAGGCGACGGCATGGGTGCCGCCGGTGCCGTCCCCGCCAGAGCCAGGGTCAGGGCGGCTGTGACCGGGCATGATGTTTTCTTCATCGCGAACCTCCCTTATCCATTGTCATAAATAAAGCGAGCGCTGATTTTAATCTAAATGATAATGGTTATCAAATTCATTAGAGGCTCGAGAGGCTGGACATCGGTCAGGCAAAGCGCGGCAACAAGGCCTTCAGATGGCAGCGGGCGTCATGCAGATGCTCCCGCCAATGGAGGACGTAACCGGTGTGCCACAGCTGCACCGCGGGCAGGGGATCGGCGGGGTCATCCCGGTACAGCACCAGTCCCCGGTCGAGCTCGAAGTAAATATCGGTCAAGTCGTCGGCCAGGCTGCCGCTATGATCGTCAGGATCGGCGGCATCGTCGCCGGGCAGAGGGTATCCGTCCCAGTCGCCGAGGAAATCCTTGAGGCGGCAGAACATGGCGAAACGAAAATCCAGATCGGGTAAGATGAAAAACTGGCACGCCAATTCCAACCGCAGCCGGCTCATCTCGGCGTCGATCTCCTCCAGCTGCGCCCCGATGGTCTGCAGCCAGGGCAGGCGCTGATAATCTTCCATGTGATCAACGGTCCGGCAAAAGGCGCCAACCACGCCCACGAGCTTGGTATAATCGTTATCCACTGTTTCGGCATCCGCCTTTAAAGCGCGATCTCAATCCAAGTGTAGACGATCCCGTCAGGATCCCCAGGTTGAAACCCACCGTTCTCGCCATTTCCGGCCACGACCCCACCGGCGGCGCCGGCATCCAGGCCGACATCGAGGCCATCGCCAGCCAGGGCTGTCACCCCGCCACCCTCGTCACCTGCCTCACCGCCCAGGACACCCGGAACGTCTACCGCCTCTATCCCCAATCTCCCACCGCCCTGGCGGAACAATGGCAGCATCTGACCGCCGACATCCACTTCGACGCGGTCAAGATCGGGCTGCTGGGCTCGGCGGAGATCGCCGCCTTGGTGGCCGACAGGCTGCGGGGGGCGCCCGCCGTGACCGTGCTCGACCCCATCCTCAAGGCCGGCGGCGGTTCGGAACTGGCCGACGAGGCGCTGATCGACGTCCTGCTGGGCGAGCTTGTCCCGCTGGCCACGGTGCTGACGCCCAATCTCGACGAGGCCCGGCGCCTGACCGGCGAAACCCTGCCCTCACGCTGCGCCGAGGCCCTGCTGGCACGGGGCTGTCAGGCGGTGCTGATCACCGGGGGCGACGAACCCACGCCGTTGATCTACAACACCCTGTATCTTCCCGGCAGCCACAAGACCTTCACCTGGGAGAAGCTGCCCGCCAGCGCCCACGGTTCCGGCTGCACTCTGGCCGCCGCCCTGGCCGCCCTGCTGGCGCGGGGGCTGGAACTGGAAGAAGCGGCCCGCAAGGCCCAGCAATACACCTGGAACGCGATCAAATACGGCTTCCGCCTGGGTCAGGGACAGCCGATTCCCGAGCGTCTGTTCTGGAGCTGAGCATGCCCCTCCCCTTCCCGACCACCGGCCTCTACGCCATCACCCCCGCCCCTGACGACGATTTCGACCGCTGGCTGGAACGCATCGAGGCGGCGCTGCAGGGCGGCGCCCGCGTCCTCCAGCTGCGGGACAAACAGGCCCGCCTGACACCCGCCCAGGCGACCGCCGTGGCGGCGCTGTGCCGCGAATACGCGATTCCGCTGATCGTCAACGACGACGTGGAGCTGGCGCTGAGAATCCGCGCCGACGGCGTCCACTTGGGACGCCACGACGCCTCCCTGGAACACGCCCGCGAACGCCTGGGGAAAGGCGCTATCGTCGGCGTCTCCTGCTATGCGGCGCTGGAACGGGCCCGTCGGGCCGAGGCCGCCGGGGCCACCTACGTCGCCTTCGGCGCCTTCTTTCCCTCGGCCTCCAAACCGGAGGCCACCCCTGCGCCTTTGGATTTGCTGGCGCGCGCCCGCAGCCGACTGCGCCTGCCCATCGTCACCATCGGCGGAATCACGCCGGACAACGCCCGGCAGCTTATCGAAGCCGGCGCCGACCTGGTCGCCGTCATCGGCGCCCTGTTCTCCGCGGCCGACCCCCGGACCGCGGCACAGGCGTTCAACCGGCTCTGGCCCACGGCATGAGGCAACACTGGAGCCGGCGGCGCTGGCTGCAACTGCTGTTGCTGGGAGGTCTGGGAAGATTGCGGCTGGGACGGAGCGCCGCGACCCCGCTGCCTCCTGCCGTTTACGAGCTGACTTCCGGCGAGGAGACCAAATTCCATTACGGCGTCGGTCTGTCCCTGCCGCGCCGGGCCGAATCGCGCCAGGCGGTGCCGGTCAGCGTCGACTGCCGGCTGCGGGAAACCGATCTGATCGCCCTGTTCGTCACCCCTTCTCCCACGCCGCTGGCCGCCCGCTTCCTCCTTTCCCCCCAGACCCGCCCGCAGGTACGCACCCATCTGCGCCTGTACCAAGACAGCGAGATCATCGCCGTCGTCCGCGCCCGCGGACGCTATTTCCACCAAAGCGCCAAGATCAACGTTTCCCAGGGCTGTCGCTGATGCGCATCGAACACCGCAGCCTGCGGCACCGCGACGGCAGCGTGGAAATCCGGCTGTATTTTCCCGAGCACGCGGCCTGGACCAGCCGCGATCAACCACCGGCCCGGCACCTGGCCTATGTGGCGCTGCTGGCGGAGGGAAAGCTGCTGGTGGAAAGCCATCTGGGACCGGCCGTCGCACCGGAACCCTTCTTCAACTTCCGCTTCGATGGGGTCGAGCCCGACAGCCGCCTGCGGATCGAATGGCGCAACAACCGGGGCGAAGGGGGTGAGACGGAGATCGAGCTGCCCTGAGCTTCAGACCTACCCGCTTTCTTCCTCTTCCACCTGCCAGAGCTTTTCCAGCTGGTAGAACGCGCGGGTTTCCGGCAGCATCACATGGACGATGACGTCTCCCAGGTCCACCAGCACCCAGTCGCGCGAATGCTCCCCCTCCACGCCGAGGGGCTTGATGCGGTGCTCGGCCAACTTTTCCACCACGTTGTCGGCCAGGGCGTGAACGTGACGATCGGAGGTGCCGGAGGCCACCACCATGTAGTCGCTCACCGAGGTTTTGCCGCGTACGTCCAGCACGGTGACGTCGCGGGCCTTGAGGTCGTCGAGGGCGTCTAGCACCCAGTCGAGAACAGGATCGTCGGGGTTCATGCAAGCTCCGTCGAAGTGGATTCAAGCAACCTTAAAACCGTATCCGGCAACAGATAACGGGGGCTTTTGCCTTCCTGCAGACAGCGGCGGATGAAGGTGCCGGAAATCTCCAGCCGGGTCACCCGCAGGAAATGGATTCGACCGCCAGGAGCGCGCCGCAATTCCCCCGGGTCGTCACAGCAGCGCCGCCGGACCTCCGGCGCCAGCGGTGCCGGCCAGTCGGGACGGTAGCCCGGCCGGTCCATGACCAGCAGATGGGCGCGTTGCGGGATCTCCTGCCAGCGGTGCCAGCCCGGCAGCCCCAGGAAGGCGTCCAGCCCCAGGATCAGAACCAGCGGCACATCCCCCAGCTCCGCCCGCAGCGAGTCCAGGGTGTCGATCATGTAGGAGGGGCCGGGACGTTCCAGCTCCCGGGTGTCGAGCACGAACCCGGGCGGGGCGTCGGCCAGGACCGCTTCCAGAAACCGGCGCCGCTCCGCGGCG comes from Methylomarinovum caldicuralii and encodes:
- the thrS gene encoding threonine--tRNA ligase, which translates into the protein MPTITLPDGKQLAFDHPVTVREVAEAIGPGLAKAAVAGKVDGRLVDLSHVIDHDAQVQIITPREEEGLEVVRHSTAHLLAQAVKELYPEAQVTIGPVIEDGFYYDFAYERPFTPEDLDKIEKKMQELAKAALPVERREVPREEAIEFFRRQGEEYKARIIEEIPEGEVISLYSQGDFTDLCRGPHVPDTGKLKAFKLIRVAGAYWRGDARNEMLQRVYGTAWADKKQLKDYLRRLEEAQKRDHRRLGKQLDLFHIQEEAPGMVFWHDKGWRIYQAIEQYIRAKLRRNGYQEVKTPMVVDRSLWEKSGHWDKFGDMIFTTHSENRDYAIKPMNCPCHVQIYNQGLKSYRDLPLRMAEFGSCHRNEPSGTLHGLMRVRAFTQDDAHIFCTEAQIQDEVSRFIDLLFEVYRDFGFDEVLVKLSTRPENRVGSDEIWDKAEQALEEALNRKGLDWELQPGEGAFYGPKIEFALKDCLGRVWQLGTIQVDFSMPGRLGASYVAEDGSRQTPVMLHRAILGSLERFIGILIEHYAGLLPLWLAPVQAVVLNITDNQREYALEVEKFLSAQGFRIESDLRNEKIGYKIREHSMRRVPYLLIVGDKEMAARQVTVRTQQGKDLGAMNLTDVAAWLQAQVAAKGVVVDEQETTTS
- a CDS encoding FMN-binding protein, with translation MQRIVTLWLGLALAVFSAASPARVYYSKQEAMDLAFGKEAAVEMKTLFLTEAQRRAIERLAWVKLESSLYTLYVGRRDGRIVGYAAIETHTVRTKPETLLIVLDANGELKQVEVLAFHEPPEYQPPQRWFARLRDVPLDELRLGAGIDGISGATLSSRAALDSVRKVLALYRVAIAGEGG
- a CDS encoding DUF5063 domain-containing protein — encoded protein: MDNDYTKLVGVVGAFCRTVDHMEDYQRLPWLQTIGAQLEEIDAEMSRLRLELACQFFILPDLDFRFAMFCRLKDFLGDWDGYPLPGDDAADPDDHSGSLADDLTDIYFELDRGLVLYRDDPADPLPAVQLWHTGYVLHWREHLHDARCHLKALLPRFA
- the thiD gene encoding bifunctional hydroxymethylpyrimidine kinase/phosphomethylpyrimidine kinase; the encoded protein is MKPTVLAISGHDPTGGAGIQADIEAIASQGCHPATLVTCLTAQDTRNVYRLYPQSPTALAEQWQHLTADIHFDAVKIGLLGSAEIAALVADRLRGAPAVTVLDPILKAGGGSELADEALIDVLLGELVPLATVLTPNLDEARRLTGETLPSRCAEALLARGCQAVLITGGDEPTPLIYNTLYLPGSHKTFTWEKLPASAHGSGCTLAAALAALLARGLELEEAARKAQQYTWNAIKYGFRLGQGQPIPERLFWS
- the thiE gene encoding thiamine phosphate synthase, whose amino-acid sequence is MPLPFPTTGLYAITPAPDDDFDRWLERIEAALQGGARVLQLRDKQARLTPAQATAVAALCREYAIPLIVNDDVELALRIRADGVHLGRHDASLEHARERLGKGAIVGVSCYAALERARRAEAAGATYVAFGAFFPSASKPEATPAPLDLLARARSRLRLPIVTIGGITPDNARQLIEAGADLVAVIGALFSAADPRTAAQAFNRLWPTA
- a CDS encoding thiosulfate oxidation carrier protein SoxY; translation: MRQHWSRRRWLQLLLLGGLGRLRLGRSAATPLPPAVYELTSGEETKFHYGVGLSLPRRAESRQAVPVSVDCRLRETDLIALFVTPSPTPLAARFLLSPQTRPQVRTHLRLYQDSEIIAVVRARGRYFHQSAKINVSQGCR
- a CDS encoding thiosulfate oxidation carrier complex protein SoxZ, with the protein product MRIEHRSLRHRDGSVEIRLYFPEHAAWTSRDQPPARHLAYVALLAEGKLLVESHLGPAVAPEPFFNFRFDGVEPDSRLRIEWRNNRGEGGETEIELP
- the rsfS gene encoding ribosome silencing factor, producing the protein MNPDDPVLDWVLDALDDLKARDVTVLDVRGKTSVSDYMVVASGTSDRHVHALADNVVEKLAEHRIKPLGVEGEHSRDWVLVDLGDVIVHVMLPETRAFYQLEKLWQVEEEESG
- the nadD gene encoding nicotinate-nucleotide adenylyltransferase, coding for MIGIYGGTFDPVHYGHLRTALEVQEALGLDQVRFVPCRQPPHRRPPRFSAAERRRFLEAVLADAPPGFVLDTRELERPGPSYMIDTLDSLRAELGDVPLVLILGLDAFLGLPGWHRWQEIPQRAHLLVMDRPGYRPDWPAPLAPEVRRRCCDDPGELRRAPGGRIHFLRVTRLEISGTFIRRCLQEGKSPRYLLPDTVLRLLESTSTELA